One region of Myxococcus fulvus genomic DNA includes:
- a CDS encoding AMP-binding protein, with translation MSHARNKETPMDTIDVRRMLPRLLAHPSREVITFEKGKVVRRSHAQVHEDVVTTRATLARWGVRPGMRVGIRAPNCYEWLVHDLALLELRAVTVAFPDDFAARPPDELLERYQLSLLLVPGRQREGHTNAALAALDGPNDGVRAIDRGTEPPPESFDQPWLVFSSGSSGWLKGLVLNRRGVEESLDAFVRAARTCPDDSMLLFLPISNFQQRLMYYAAFWYGFDLIVTEPVHLFRAMKELRPTALVAPPTLYEAIETRFGNLPRSKQLLARVLGGIARRLPSRSARDAMARRLFREVHETLGGRMRFMVTGMAPTKRSTLELLELMRLPVFETYGVTECGSVSLNTAEAHRLGSVGRLLPGPKVELAPDGEIIVHREHMYATGYFECADGENEKTFIGGNRVATGDVGRFDAEGYLYLVGRKKEIIITSGGEKVHPELVEAEIDRCPEVAKSVVFGGGTLTCLVAVVLPKNPDDVEAKRRIERHVEEVGGQRQSLRVGRVVFAQEAFTRENGLLRPNLKLDRKRIGDVFQTQLDRAAS, from the coding sequence ATGAGCCACGCCCGGAACAAGGAGACGCCGATGGACACCATCGACGTGCGTCGGATGTTGCCCCGCCTGCTGGCGCATCCCTCGCGCGAGGTCATCACCTTCGAGAAAGGCAAGGTCGTCCGCCGAAGCCACGCGCAGGTGCACGAGGACGTCGTGACGACGAGGGCCACGCTGGCGCGCTGGGGCGTCCGTCCGGGCATGCGCGTGGGCATCCGGGCCCCGAATTGCTACGAGTGGTTGGTCCACGACCTGGCGCTGCTCGAGCTTCGCGCCGTCACCGTCGCGTTCCCCGACGACTTCGCCGCCAGACCTCCCGACGAGCTGCTCGAGCGCTACCAGCTCTCGCTGCTCCTGGTCCCCGGAAGGCAGCGCGAGGGACACACGAACGCCGCACTGGCCGCGCTCGATGGACCGAACGATGGCGTGCGCGCCATCGACCGGGGCACCGAGCCCCCCCCGGAGAGCTTCGACCAGCCCTGGCTCGTCTTCTCCTCGGGCTCCTCGGGGTGGCTGAAGGGGCTCGTCCTCAACCGCCGGGGAGTCGAGGAGAGCCTGGACGCCTTCGTCCGCGCGGCGAGGACCTGCCCCGATGACTCGATGTTGTTGTTCCTGCCCATCTCCAACTTCCAGCAGCGGCTGATGTACTACGCGGCGTTCTGGTACGGGTTCGACCTCATCGTCACGGAGCCGGTCCACCTGTTCCGCGCGATGAAGGAGCTGCGGCCCACCGCGCTGGTGGCCCCGCCCACGCTCTACGAAGCCATCGAGACCCGCTTCGGCAACCTGCCCCGCTCGAAGCAGCTCCTGGCCCGGGTCCTCGGCGGAATCGCCCGGCGGCTGCCCTCCCGGTCCGCGCGCGACGCCATGGCACGGCGGCTCTTCCGCGAGGTCCACGAGACGCTCGGTGGACGCATGCGCTTCATGGTGACGGGGATGGCCCCCACCAAGCGCTCCACGCTGGAGCTGCTCGAGCTGATGCGCCTGCCCGTCTTCGAGACCTACGGCGTCACCGAGTGCGGCTCCGTCTCCCTCAACACCGCCGAGGCCCACCGGTTGGGGAGCGTGGGCCGACTGCTCCCGGGCCCCAAGGTGGAGCTGGCACCGGATGGAGAAATCATCGTCCACCGCGAGCACATGTACGCGACCGGGTACTTCGAGTGCGCGGACGGAGAGAACGAGAAGACCTTCATCGGCGGCAACCGCGTGGCCACGGGTGACGTGGGGCGCTTCGACGCGGAGGGCTACCTGTACCTGGTGGGCCGCAAGAAGGAGATCATCATCACCTCGGGCGGAGAGAAGGTTCATCCGGAGCTGGTGGAGGCGGAGATCGACCGCTGTCCGGAGGTGGCCAAGTCCGTGGTGTTCGGCGGCGGCACCCTGACGTGCCTGGTCGCGGTGGTGCTCCCCAAGAACCCCGACGACGTGGAGGCGAAGCGCCGCATCGAGCGCCACGTGGAGGAAGTGGGAGGGCAGAGGCAGTCGCTCCGCGTGGGGCGCGTGGTGTTCGCGCAGGAGGCCTTCACGCGGGAGAACGGGCTGTTGCGCCCGAATCTGAAGTTGGACCGCAAGCGCATCGGCGACGTCTTCCAGACCCAGCTCGACCGCGCCGCGAGCTGA
- a CDS encoding non-ribosomal peptide synthetase — protein MSAPALAQLSPDERRALLARTLRDKGSRPEPPLSYAQARLWFLDRFQPGNPTYNLPAVTRLTGPIDVAVLQRCLDALVQRHESLRTLFALVRGEPVQRVLPALELKLSAVRPSGEDEATRAAEARRLAMEECRRTFDLERGPLLRMTLYSSSDTEHLLVLVLHHIIADGWSMRVLFDELARLYEAFLAGRPSPLAPLPLQYVDFAAWQRKTLRGEVLEGHLSYWRKQLASVPSLLALPTHGPRPRVVGQRGGHHVFSLEPALMERLGVLSRKEGATNFMLLLSAFATLLHRLSGETDVCIGTPIANRMRPELEGLVGFFANTLVLRADLTGAPSFRQLLGRVREMTLGAFAHQDLPFEKLVEELRPERNLGHNPLFQVMFVLQNTGPRDASRAQSSDPPPLYSSGTAKFDLTLCVTEAEAGAHAFFEYNLDLFEGEMIARLASCFHALLWGIAEEPDRTTASLPLMDAEARRRLEAEEPLLEERSPSNIGNVHESIAARAASHPEAIAVQTGEDALSYGELIHRADLVAQALRTLGVSPGTGVGLFVEPSPELVMALLGVLRAGGAVIPLDTTWPASRLAATVETLRPSHILCPRHQAARLHGLPGRHILLEQCLSADERPSGDMAPPEAGTRAEGLAPDAMRHGGVACVLPRPGPEGRPLGVVMSHEALSAACRLPDLRLSPDDCLSFPEGTWDEAAPFLLLGALTAGARLAPLSGGRSLTPRKLAMHLREHSVSVVALTTPMLAKLGREFPWSLRSLRLVLWSGGPDEEALLASSLPPDVLGGVLHVYGWTEVGGIAALRPVTVPSPSERPVTRIGTPVAGITLHLLDEALSPVPAGFVGDLYVSGDQLASGYHSSPEHTALTFPRATLVRTGDLARRLPDGGLELVGRSDGRHLHRGTRMELGEVEQALRAHPHVTEATVVIRPGPQLVAAVVAPSSEREALRQHLADRLPDSALPDSFLFMDTLPRPSTEAHARRALLTELERRDLAGASAAPYTAPRDTVEEALARIWAQAFNLERVGIHDDFFRLGGHSLLATQVVARACDAFGVDLPLRQLFEAPTIAQLARTIERLGHDSGRPPAIRPAPRDRPLPLSFAQQRLWFLDQFEPNSAFYNIPTSFRIRAPLDVAVLQGSLNALVLRHESLRTTFTVLDQQPVQVIALPGSVALPVVDLRTWPEATREHEAQRLAALEAQHPFDLSRGPLLRARLLHLADNDYVLLLTVHHIVADAWSADVLFRELSAFYEAGRTGTPASLPPLELQYADFAAWQRQWLTGSVLESQLTYWKEHLRGAPPVLSLPTDRARPPVQVFRGGLHPFTLPSADLLRFCQAEGCTLFMGLLAAFNLLLHRYSGQDDLVVGSPIANRVRPELEGMIGFFANTLPMRTRVTGEESFRQLLARVREVAIGAYAHQHLPFEKLVEELNPGRNLAYNPLFQVMLALQNTGRPLSAEGARLASGAPAMGTGTAKFDLILFVAETSESLQASLEYNSDLFDPETISGMASHLRNLLASALATPDLPVARLPMLDPTEQAALARWNPPRTPAPDLCVHELFARQAERTPDLRAVLFGPRALTYRELDERSEALATRLRGLGAGPGVVVGICLERSLEMAVAVLAVLRSGAAYLPLDPGFPKERLAFMLTDAKVPVVLTHRGTRERLPVDLARLIDCDEEDTSPLRPITPPIPPSPDTLAYVIFTSGSTGTPKGVAMPHRPLVNLLHWQMARSQLPLGARTLQFASLSFDVSFQELFSTWCAGGTLVLVTEEQRRDPEVLWRLLVTEDVHRVFLPYVALQQLADRARELGGTPASLREVITAGEQLQITPSIAHLFSRLQATLHNQYGPSETHVVSELTLEGPPASWPALPAIGRPIPNATLHVLDRWGQPVPVGVPGELHLGGMMLARGYLGRPVATAEKFIPGPPDPLWPGERLYRTGDRARYLRDGTVQFLGRVDEQVKIRGYRVEPGEVEARLRQHPAVKEAAVTTRPDGEGRPRLVAFFQTVDARDLAANELRAWLGASLPEHMVPSAFVRMDALPLTPTGKLDRRALPDSDEVLPTSADRFVAPRTPVEEALAKLWVELLRVARVGVHDDFFELGGHSLLATRLVSRIRGELGTELPLRRVFEAPTVERLAVVIIQTRADAASEDEVALLLAELEALPAEEAQRQWAALQEEGP, from the coding sequence ATGAGCGCGCCCGCCCTCGCGCAGCTCTCGCCGGATGAGCGCAGAGCCCTGTTGGCGCGGACCCTTCGGGACAAGGGCTCCCGCCCCGAGCCACCGCTCTCCTATGCGCAGGCGCGGCTGTGGTTCCTGGATCGTTTCCAGCCCGGCAATCCGACGTACAACCTTCCGGCGGTGACCCGACTGACGGGGCCCATCGACGTGGCGGTGCTGCAACGCTGTCTGGATGCGCTCGTGCAGCGCCATGAATCCCTGCGCACCCTTTTCGCCCTGGTGCGCGGGGAGCCGGTGCAGCGGGTCCTGCCTGCGCTGGAGTTGAAGCTGTCCGCGGTGCGACCTTCGGGAGAGGACGAGGCCACGCGCGCGGCGGAGGCGCGGCGACTGGCGATGGAGGAGTGTCGCCGAACGTTCGACCTGGAGCGCGGGCCGCTGCTCCGGATGACGCTCTACTCGTCGAGCGACACCGAGCACCTGCTCGTGCTCGTGCTGCATCACATCATCGCGGATGGCTGGTCGATGCGGGTGTTGTTCGACGAGCTGGCCCGGTTGTACGAGGCCTTCCTGGCGGGACGTCCCTCGCCGCTCGCGCCGCTGCCGCTCCAGTACGTGGACTTCGCGGCGTGGCAGCGGAAGACGCTGCGCGGCGAGGTGCTGGAGGGGCACCTGTCGTACTGGAGGAAGCAGCTCGCGTCGGTGCCTTCGCTGTTGGCGCTGCCAACCCATGGGCCACGTCCCAGGGTGGTGGGTCAGCGAGGGGGGCATCACGTCTTCTCGCTCGAGCCCGCGCTGATGGAGCGCTTGGGGGTGCTGAGTCGCAAGGAGGGGGCGACGAACTTCATGCTGCTGCTGTCCGCCTTCGCCACCCTGCTCCATCGGCTCAGTGGTGAGACGGATGTCTGCATCGGCACGCCCATCGCGAACCGGATGCGGCCGGAGCTGGAGGGGCTGGTCGGGTTCTTCGCCAACACGCTGGTGCTGCGCGCGGACCTCACGGGTGCGCCGAGCTTCCGGCAGCTCCTGGGTCGGGTCCGGGAGATGACGCTGGGCGCGTTCGCGCATCAGGACCTGCCCTTCGAGAAGCTCGTCGAGGAACTCCGGCCCGAGCGCAACCTGGGTCACAACCCGCTGTTCCAGGTGATGTTCGTCCTGCAGAACACGGGGCCTCGGGATGCGAGTCGGGCTCAGTCGTCCGACCCGCCTCCGCTGTATTCGAGCGGCACGGCCAAGTTCGACCTGACCCTCTGCGTGACGGAGGCGGAGGCCGGCGCTCACGCGTTCTTCGAGTACAACCTGGACCTGTTCGAGGGCGAGATGATCGCCCGGCTCGCGAGCTGCTTCCACGCGCTGCTGTGGGGCATCGCGGAGGAACCGGACCGGACTACGGCCTCGTTACCGCTGATGGACGCCGAGGCGCGGCGACGACTCGAGGCGGAAGAGCCCCTGCTGGAGGAACGGAGCCCGTCGAACATCGGCAACGTGCACGAGAGCATCGCGGCGAGAGCGGCGAGCCATCCGGAGGCCATCGCGGTCCAGACCGGTGAGGATGCGCTGAGCTACGGCGAGTTGATCCACCGGGCGGACCTGGTGGCCCAAGCGCTGCGGACGCTGGGAGTCTCTCCAGGAACAGGGGTGGGGCTCTTCGTGGAGCCATCGCCCGAACTGGTCATGGCCCTGTTGGGTGTGCTGCGTGCGGGTGGCGCGGTCATCCCGCTCGACACGACGTGGCCGGCTTCGCGACTGGCCGCCACCGTGGAGACCCTGCGCCCGTCGCACATCCTCTGCCCGCGACATCAAGCCGCGCGGCTGCATGGGCTCCCTGGACGGCACATCCTTCTGGAGCAGTGCTTGAGCGCCGATGAGCGCCCCTCCGGTGACATGGCTCCTCCCGAAGCAGGGACACGCGCCGAGGGACTCGCGCCTGATGCGATGAGGCACGGCGGCGTTGCTTGCGTCCTGCCTCGTCCCGGTCCCGAGGGACGGCCGCTGGGTGTGGTGATGAGCCATGAGGCCCTCTCGGCGGCATGTCGACTGCCTGACCTGAGGCTGAGCCCCGACGATTGCCTCTCCTTCCCCGAAGGGACGTGGGACGAAGCCGCGCCCTTCTTGCTGTTGGGCGCGCTCACCGCCGGTGCTCGACTCGCGCCTCTCTCAGGCGGGCGAAGCCTGACACCGCGCAAGCTGGCCATGCATCTGCGCGAGCATTCGGTCTCCGTCGTCGCGTTGACCACGCCCATGCTCGCGAAGCTGGGCCGTGAATTCCCCTGGTCATTGCGCTCCCTCCGGCTCGTGTTGTGGAGCGGAGGCCCGGATGAGGAGGCCCTGCTTGCGAGCTCACTTCCCCCCGACGTCCTCGGCGGCGTCCTCCACGTGTACGGCTGGACAGAAGTCGGCGGAATCGCCGCGCTCCGTCCCGTGACAGTGCCCTCTCCTTCCGAGCGTCCCGTCACCCGAATCGGTACACCCGTGGCAGGCATCACGCTGCACCTGCTCGATGAAGCCTTGTCCCCTGTTCCCGCGGGTTTCGTCGGAGACCTGTACGTCTCCGGTGATCAACTCGCCTCCGGATATCACTCCTCCCCCGAGCACACCGCGCTCACCTTCCCCCGCGCCACCCTGGTGCGGACCGGCGACCTCGCGCGACGCCTGCCCGACGGCGGGCTTGAGCTGGTGGGACGAAGCGATGGGCGCCACCTGCATCGTGGAACACGCATGGAGCTGGGCGAAGTCGAACAGGCCCTGCGTGCGCATCCCCACGTAACAGAAGCCACGGTCGTCATCCGGCCGGGCCCACAGTTGGTGGCCGCCGTGGTCGCCCCGTCCTCCGAACGCGAAGCCCTCCGTCAGCACCTCGCGGACCGGCTCCCCGACTCCGCCCTGCCCGACTCCTTCCTCTTCATGGACACCCTGCCGCGTCCCTCGACCGAGGCGCACGCACGTCGAGCCCTGTTGACCGAGCTCGAACGTCGGGACCTCGCCGGTGCCTCGGCAGCCCCCTACACGGCACCGCGAGACACCGTGGAGGAAGCCCTGGCTCGCATCTGGGCCCAGGCCTTCAACCTGGAGCGAGTGGGCATCCACGATGACTTCTTTCGCCTGGGTGGGCACTCCCTGCTCGCGACCCAGGTGGTGGCGCGCGCGTGCGATGCGTTCGGCGTGGACCTGCCCCTGCGTCAGCTCTTCGAGGCCCCCACCATCGCGCAGCTCGCGCGGACCATCGAGCGGCTCGGTCACGACTCCGGCCGTCCTCCCGCCATCCGCCCCGCGCCGAGAGACCGCCCGCTCCCGCTCTCCTTCGCGCAGCAGCGCCTCTGGTTCCTCGACCAGTTCGAGCCGAACAGCGCCTTCTACAACATCCCCACCTCCTTCCGGATTCGGGCCCCCCTCGACGTGGCCGTGCTCCAGGGGAGCCTCAACGCCCTCGTGCTCAGGCACGAGTCGCTCCGCACCACGTTCACCGTGTTGGACCAACAGCCGGTCCAGGTCATCGCGCTCCCGGGCAGTGTCGCCCTGCCGGTCGTCGACCTGCGCACCTGGCCCGAGGCCACGCGAGAACACGAGGCCCAGCGACTCGCGGCCCTCGAAGCACAGCATCCCTTCGACCTCTCGCGCGGCCCCCTGCTGCGCGCCCGGCTTCTGCACCTCGCGGACAACGACTACGTCCTCCTCCTCACCGTGCACCACATCGTGGCCGATGCCTGGTCGGCCGACGTGCTCTTCCGTGAGCTGAGCGCCTTCTACGAAGCGGGCCGGACAGGCACACCCGCATCGCTGCCTCCGCTGGAGCTCCAGTACGCGGACTTCGCGGCCTGGCAGCGACAGTGGTTGACGGGCTCCGTGCTCGAAAGCCAGCTCACCTATTGGAAGGAGCACCTGCGCGGCGCGCCGCCCGTGTTGTCCCTACCCACGGACAGGGCGCGTCCTCCGGTCCAGGTCTTCCGAGGCGGACTCCATCCCTTCACCCTGCCCTCCGCGGACCTGCTGCGCTTCTGTCAGGCCGAGGGCTGCACGTTGTTCATGGGACTGCTCGCCGCCTTCAACCTGCTCCTCCACCGCTACTCGGGACAGGACGATCTGGTGGTCGGCTCGCCCATCGCGAACCGCGTGCGTCCCGAGCTGGAGGGGATGATCGGCTTCTTCGCCAACACGCTGCCCATGCGCACCCGAGTCACCGGCGAGGAGAGCTTCCGTCAACTGCTCGCACGCGTCCGAGAGGTGGCGATCGGCGCCTATGCGCATCAGCACCTGCCCTTCGAGAAGCTGGTCGAGGAGCTGAACCCCGGACGCAACCTCGCGTACAACCCGCTGTTCCAGGTGATGCTCGCCCTGCAGAACACGGGGCGACCGCTGTCCGCGGAGGGCGCGCGACTGGCCTCCGGTGCTCCCGCGATGGGCACGGGCACCGCCAAGTTCGACCTCATCCTGTTCGTCGCGGAGACCTCCGAGTCCCTCCAGGCGAGCCTCGAGTACAACTCGGACCTGTTCGACCCGGAGACCATCTCCGGGATGGCGTCCCATCTGCGCAACCTCCTCGCCTCCGCGCTCGCCACACCGGACCTCCCCGTCGCGCGGCTCCCCATGCTGGACCCGACGGAGCAGGCCGCGCTGGCGCGCTGGAACCCACCTCGCACGCCCGCACCGGACCTGTGCGTGCACGAGCTGTTCGCACGGCAAGCGGAGCGCACCCCGGACCTGCGAGCCGTCCTCTTCGGCCCCCGCGCCCTGACCTACCGCGAACTCGATGAACGCTCGGAGGCCCTGGCCACGCGCCTGCGTGGACTCGGCGCCGGGCCCGGGGTCGTCGTCGGAATCTGCCTGGAGCGCTCGCTGGAGATGGCGGTAGCGGTGCTCGCCGTCCTGCGCTCCGGCGCAGCGTACCTGCCCCTCGACCCCGGGTTCCCGAAGGAGCGACTCGCCTTCATGCTCACCGACGCGAAGGTGCCCGTGGTGCTCACCCACCGGGGCACACGCGAGCGGCTCCCTGTCGACCTCGCCCGGCTCATCGACTGCGACGAGGAGGACACCTCACCGCTCCGCCCCATCACGCCGCCGATACCTCCGTCACCGGACACGCTGGCGTACGTCATCTTCACCTCGGGCTCCACGGGCACACCCAAGGGCGTGGCGATGCCGCACCGCCCGCTGGTCAATCTGCTCCACTGGCAGATGGCGCGCTCTCAGCTTCCCCTCGGCGCGAGGACGCTGCAGTTCGCGTCCTTGAGCTTCGACGTGTCCTTCCAGGAGCTGTTCTCCACGTGGTGCGCGGGCGGCACGCTGGTCCTCGTCACGGAGGAGCAGCGCAGGGACCCGGAGGTGCTGTGGCGCCTGCTCGTGACCGAGGATGTCCACCGCGTCTTCCTCCCCTACGTCGCGCTCCAGCAACTCGCGGACCGGGCCCGGGAGCTGGGTGGCACCCCCGCCAGCCTGCGCGAGGTCATCACCGCGGGTGAGCAACTCCAAATCACTCCGTCCATCGCCCACCTGTTCTCGCGCCTCCAGGCCACGCTGCACAACCAATACGGTCCATCGGAGACCCACGTGGTGAGCGAGCTGACGCTGGAAGGCCCTCCCGCGTCGTGGCCCGCGCTCCCCGCCATCGGTCGCCCCATCCCCAACGCCACGCTCCACGTGCTGGACCGCTGGGGACAACCCGTCCCAGTGGGGGTCCCGGGTGAGCTGCACCTCGGCGGGATGATGCTCGCGCGCGGATACCTGGGCCGTCCCGTTGCGACGGCGGAGAAGTTCATCCCCGGCCCTCCCGACCCGCTGTGGCCCGGCGAGCGCCTGTACCGCACGGGCGACCGCGCGCGCTACCTGCGCGACGGCACCGTCCAGTTCCTGGGCCGCGTGGACGAGCAGGTGAAGATTCGTGGCTATCGGGTCGAGCCCGGCGAAGTCGAGGCGCGACTGCGTCAGCACCCGGCGGTGAAGGAAGCCGCGGTGACGACCCGGCCCGACGGCGAAGGACGCCCCAGACTGGTGGCCTTCTTCCAGACAGTGGACGCTCGCGACCTCGCGGCAAACGAGCTGCGCGCATGGCTCGGAGCCTCGCTGCCCGAGCACATGGTGCCGTCGGCGTTCGTGCGCATGGACGCCCTGCCTCTCACGCCCACCGGCAAGCTGGACCGACGCGCCCTGCCCGACTCCGACGAAGTGCTCCCAACGAGCGCGGACCGCTTCGTCGCACCGAGGACACCCGTGGAGGAGGCGCTGGCGAAGCTCTGGGTGGAGCTGCTGCGAGTCGCGCGCGTGGGCGTCCACGACGACTTCTTCGAGCTGGGAGGACACTCGCTGCTCGCGACGCGACTGGTGTCGCGCATCCGCGGTGAGCTGGGGACGGAGCTGCCCTTGCGACGCGTGTTCGAGGCGCCCACCGTCGAGCGGCTCGCTGTGGTCATCATCCAGACCCGAGCGGATGCAGCGAGTGAGGACGAGGTGGCCCTGCTGCTCGCGGAGCTGGAGGCGCTCCCCGCCGAGGAGGCCCAGCGACAGTGGGCGGCACTCCAGGAGGAAGGCCCATGA